The Salvelinus namaycush isolate Seneca chromosome 1, SaNama_1.0, whole genome shotgun sequence genome has a window encoding:
- the LOC120046597 gene encoding meiotic recombination protein REC114-like produces MTTVHKSIWRLKRFGRFLPGTKEDGGNPWKMFEHSESAGELVLTIVESGHMLVSQGHDLLDGFSLLDAPSFLKVQQKSDTLLFRLTVKGESRLIRMQFSGSRAEALEECSSAVLSLKEYLPVTTQGGPPPPLSCPPTSNQPPTKTTAQDQQASAGEAMATEPEVVQGSLSIKRLTQHFLGEHGLSLPLVYRHSDLFRGELEPFLRLCLLDPSFPALVEEMEGELKRVLQD; encoded by the exons ttgAAACGTTTTGGACGTTTTTTGCCTGGGACCAAAGAAGACGGCGGTAATCCATGGAAG ATGTTTGAGCACAGTGAAAGCGCGGGTGAATTGGTGCTCACCATTGTGGAATCCGGTCATATGTTGGTGTCCCAAGGTCACGATCTTCTG GATGGGTTTTCCTTGCTTGATGCTCCAAGCTTCCTCAAAGTTCAGCAGAAATCAGATACCCTGCTGTTCCGTCTGACTGTTAAG GGGGAAAGCCGTCTGATCAGGATGCAGTTCAGCGGCAGCAGAGCTGAGGCCCTGGAGGAGTGTAGCAGTGCAGTACTCAGCCTGAAGGAGTACCTGCCTGTCACCACACAGGGGGGGCCACCACCACCACTCAGCTGCCCCCCAACATCCAATCAGCCCCCTACCAAGACCACTGCACAGGATCAACAG GCGAGTGCTGGGGAGGCTATGGCTACTGAACCTGAGGTCGTCCAGGGCTCTTTATCCATCAAACGTCTTACCCAG CACTTCCTGGGCGAGCATGGTCTGTCCTTGCCCCTGGTGTACCGCCACAGTGATCTGTTCCGTGGGGAGCTGGAGCCCTTCCTCCGCCTGTGTCTCTTGGACCCCAGCTTCCCTGCCTTGGTGGAGGAAATGGAAGGGGAGCTGAAGAGAGTGCTCCAGGACTGA